TGCTACGTTGGATGGCCACAATGGACAAGTCACATCTTTGCATCTTTGCAGGGCGTATAAGACCATTGAGGACGAAGATCTCAAATTTCCGCTCATATACGGCGAAGGGAAAAAGGTCAGGTTGAATTCGGATTTCGGActtctgagaaaaaaacaaaaacttggtTGATTTTCCAGGCTCGGGTGTTGGCGACCATCGGGGTGACGCGCGGCCTCGGCGACCACGACCTTAAAGTTCACGACTCCAACATCTACATCAAGCCTTTCCTGTCCTGCCTTCCCGAAGTGAGCACTATTGACGAGTCCAACTTTATTCCGAAATGCACCACAACGAAACGCACTGTTTCGGCTCACACAGGTGAAGGTGTACAACCTCACGCAGTACGAGCACGGCGCTGACGACGTCCTGGTGATGGGCACGGACGGCCTCTGGGACGTTTTGTCCAATCAGGAAGTCGCTGAAGCTGTTTCCACCTTCCTTGCCAACTGTGATCCAGATGACCTTCACAGGTAGGGACCAAATCTTTGTATTAAGTATCATTATTTTAAATGAATCATTTAATTCATGTTTCTTAAATGaaatttttatatattattttttaatgaataatttaattaatttgatgaaatttttacattatttttttaaattaataatataatgaatacttttttaaatataaattttcatatattattttttgataatacttttttaaatgaaatttttatatattattttctttaattaataatataatcaatacttttttttttaaatgacatttttatatatCATTTTAATTTTCTTATGGTTAGGTATACGATGGCAGCACAAGATTTGGTGATGCGAGCACGCGGCGTGCTCAGGGATCGAGGCTGGAGGATCACCAACGAGCGTTTGGGCTCCGGGGACGACATCTCCGTTTTCATCATCCCGCTGATGTACGGCAATCGTCAGCCCTGAGtggcacgccccccccccccccccccccccacttcgaTACAACCCCGAATCTTTTTTTGCACACGTTTCTGTTGGAGTgaccagccaaaaaaaaaaaaaaattgtggtgCAAACAGGAGCTCACAAAAACTGGCTCACCGTTGCCTCTTGATGACGTAAGCGGCATTATAACCCAAGAGACTGCAGCTACACAATCTGGACGAAAGTTTTGGGACGCATCAGACAAGTCAGGTGTCCCTATTGAGTCCATATAGTCTAGCTTTTTAGGCGCTCATAAAATAATCGTAAAATAGAAcctaaggcttttttttttttctgacgaaATGTAGCTTTTGAGAATCTACAGATGCTTCCTGGCATGGATCCAAATTGAAAAAACTCATTCCATTCAAATCAACGGCGGTTTTAAGCATCGACAATTCCCGGTCGGTCGGACATCAAACGACTTAATTGCACTTTAATTCGTCACTtcaaaaatggaaaaagatggGCTCTGTTTTCGTGCATGCCTCGACTGAATTTGTATTCTTGTAACTTGTCGTACGGCTAAATTGAGTGTCATTTAGTTTTAGTTGTGCTGACGGCGTTCATTTTGAAATAGTTGGGGGGTTCTTAAAGGAGGAATGGCGGCATGATGCTGGAAATGATGTGCAGAGGGAAGAACGTGGAATTTTttgggtgtcatttttttttcctcatatacGTTCCACGAGAAATGTAGAATTTCTTATTATGCATTTTGTGGTCATCAAAAAGATGTCTTGAAAGTTTTGGATCCTTTGACGTGATTGAATGTTCACCCTCGCTCGACTTGTCATTCAGCCTTCATTTCTGTCCATTAGACgaatgtacattttttttctcgcccTATTGTGCCACCCAACTTCTGCACATCAACTCAGGTTCAATGTTGGGTCGATAGAGAGCGTGTCCATCCTCGAGGTTGGCGTCTTGTATGTAAATTGGGTTTGCAAAGTTGCTGTACTTGTAAAAATGAAATAGCTgtgctaattttttttttttttttcgggattCTACTTCTTAGCAAAAACAGCCACGGGTGGGAATTAAAGTGGCCTCGTGACTTTCCTGCTTTGTGAATGTCGACTGTACCTTTTGTATAAGGTTCCtccggaagtccaaaaaaacaaaaaaacattttaatgtttACTTAATTGTGCAACACTGTTGCAGAAGGTGGGacgaataaataattattaaatgtgtctgatttatattttcttttactAAATCGCTgactaaagatttttttttttagccaatgCAAGTCAGGTGGACAGGTAAGGAAgcttgatagaactttattgaaGACTGTGTATAAATACACATGCACATTTCAAATGTAAACCCAAGTGAACTCAAGTGCAGCCAAACCTGGAAACCCCTTAACATGCAAGGACGCCTGGAGTATTTcttttatacaaaaaaaaaaaaaagtcccaaacAGAGCCATCCTTTTATTTCGAAATGAAGAAAGGAATTCCCTCCCTGACAAGAGCACCTCATCATCTCCATTCCCAATCTTCCATCTCTTGCCAGAGTTTTAAATGTTATTAAATGCttacatacaaataaataagCTTTTATCAAATGTGCACTCACAGAGTGAACTCTTATGTACAGTACAGTATGTCTATTATAGCAGTCTTGTTCGCTGTCATTCcggaaggggagggaggggggcgtcCGAAAAGCAAGGCAAGCAGCAGGGGTGctgaactcccccccccctccctccctttttttaACCTGACCCAAAAGGTCAGGAGCACACCAAGAAGCATCTCTTGGAGAGAGACACATTCAACCAACCcgggaaagaaaaaataaagaacatgGCCCAACTGAgaattggaaaaagaaaaggcatTCAAGTGTGTTTAAAGGGGCCAtgcaaaaaagtgtgtgtgtgtgtgggggggggggggatttaagAGTTAAGGCTGAGCACACACAAGATGGCGCTAACACTGCAAAAAAATGCATAGCAGGCGATTTCAGTTCCTCTCGCATTGATGGCACGTCAAGGTTGTCAAAGATGCAGGTAAGTGGAGTGGCCAACAGAGGGCGCCAAAGACAGCTGGACATGAAAACAAGGTCACAGCAAGAGCAAGTTTGGCAatttaatgaaaacaaaaaaataaataaagagcgGGCAGGCTTGATAGGCGAAACGCCCGCGCGGATGAAGGCAGATTCCTGTGCACGTTGTCGGGGAGTTTTCAGAGAAAAGTCACGTCACATTCATCTCTGAATGACTGCAGTGTCCGGGCAAAATGGAAGAATttccaaaaaaagaaagtggaTGGTTGGTGATTGTGCGAGTCCACAATGCTTCAAGCGCAGGATGACAACACCTCGGTGTTTAAAATATGTACAAAGCAACCGGACTAAAAGCGGAAATTTCTCTCAGAGAGATATAAAAAGGCTCAAACTGCTCTGACCTCCAAACGCAACGGCCGCAAATTCCTTTTGGAACAAAACgaggaaaaaaatgtaacaGGTGACGCGTGTGCAAACTGATTCAGCCACGGCTCCGAATTCTCAGCGTACCGTAAAAGGTCACGCCCGCTTTGGCTCCACCGGGCGAGCCCGGGGTGGGCCTGATGGCGCCGGCTTGCCATGCTGTGCGTCCGTATGGCTTTGGATGGGAAGATCGCTATCTCCATTGCTCATCAGTTAGCGCTCATGGTAACATCTCGACTGGgcgcctcctcttcttcctcacgtTCCGACCCGTCGCTCTTAGCGCGCCGGTTCTCGTTCGGGTCGTCGCTCACGGCGACCGGAGAGGCCGCGCCCCGCGCCGAGGAGGTGCTCCGCCTGCCTTCCTTCTCCTCATCGtcctccacttcttcctcctcctccccatcttcttcttcttcttcttcgtcgcCGCCCtccccatcctcctcctcctcctcttctttctcCCGGTCCAGAGCGAAGTAGCCGGTGCCTTTGACGGTATCCTGGCGCTGGTAGAAGAGCACGTAGCCCGCTTTGGACTGCACATGAGCAAAGTGGAGCCATGAGGATAGAACCTTTgacactcccccctccctcccctacaAGATGGGCCTGGAAAGTTCCACTCCGTTCGACTGTGCTCAGCTTAAACGGGACTTCACGACATCGTTTAACTGGACTATGTGGAGTTTGTTGATGAACCTCCACTGGGTGGCGCTAGtaaaactttttgtttttttggatggCTCTAAAATAATGAGCGCTGTACTCACCACTATTTGATCCTCGCTGACCGGCGACACGCTGCTGTCGTCGAAGTTGTACCACTTGCCGTCGTTGGTGTTCTTGGCGTAAGCGGTatctgtgagggggggggggaggggagtAGATGACGGCGCGTTAAAAGCCGAAATGGTTCAAAAGTGCGGGAATTTGGAAGACTCACAGTGGCCTCCGCCCATGCCGCCGTAGTGGTTGGACACGGCGATGAGGTCGTAACAACACGGCCCGCTGTTGGGGTTGATCAGGAACTCAGACATGTCCAGATCTCTGcatgtcaaaaaaataaataaatcaaccatCCAAGATGGCGAGATGATGGATGAATCCACCACGCGCGTACCTGAGCGGAAAGTCGACAAGCGAGTCGAGTTTATCCCTCATGTAGCGACTGTAAGAGAATCTTTTTAGGTGGACCACGAGCACCGGAGGTAGAGACCACAGGTCCAGCTTCTTCGTGGCCTGCTGGTGCTGCTTGCAGTTTGGACAGTACCTGAAGACACGGATGGGAAAAGTCAAATCGGAGCCGGCGGGAAGACGCGGGGAGCTTACCAAGGGTCCTCGGCTCCTAGCTTCTCCTTGGTGGTGAACAGTTCGATGCAGTCTTTCAATTTAAAGTAGGCCTTCTTCTGAGGCTTGTAGTCCATGCTCTCGTGCTTGTCGAAGTCCTCGACGACCATGTCGTCAAAGTATTTCTTCTTCATCTCTGGTTCCCAATCCAAGGAGAGGTCAAATCGGTCTGGGAGAGAACGACAGATGAGTAAAATTCATGAAATCGGATGGCGGTGAAATGAATCCCCACCGTTGAGCCGCAAGTGTCCCTCGTCGAAGCGGATCTGCCTGGTGTCCTCCTTGCCCATGTTATTGAGCTGGAATGTGAAAAGTCTCTTTTTGCTGGGCCCGCTGCTCTGCTGGCCTTTGGTGGAGTTCTGCGGGATGACCGGGCCGTTCTCCAGCTCGTTGTCCCCGCCCACAGAGTCCTCGGACTGGCTGTGGTCGTTCTCGGAGGGCAGCTCCTGATCCTGACTGGACTCGTCGTCCTGCTCGTCCGTCTCCATCTCGCCTCAagtatgaaaaatattttttttaaatggaactgtcaggagaaaaaaaaaagtgttgccgTGATGGACTCACTCGGCGACCCCTCCTCCAACACGCCATTGGTGGAGTTCCCGTTGACCGCGTGCACTTTGCTCGACTGGGTCTCGTCGCGGCCGTCCTCGTCTTCCGCTACGGTGGCTCTCACAAAGCGGCTGCAAGAACGAGACGGCTTTGTTTCGCACAGAAGCAGCGAGAAGCATTACAAAGTCGCTTCGCTTGGAGGGGAGCGGCGACTGGAAAGCCCACCAGAGGCGCAGCAGCAGCATGTTGTAGAGTTTGTCTTCGTTCAGCGTCCTCGGCACGGCGATGAGGAAAGGCTGGCCGAACAGCGGCGTGCTCGTCTGGTTGTACCCCGACTGTTTATATTTTTCCCTCAGGTGCACCGGGATCACCACGTGGTCCGTGTCCTCCACTCGGTTCACGGCGAGCTCAAACCTACGGAGGAGTTCGTGCGGTTAATGGACTTAACGGCTTTTCGAGACTTGACCCCGCCGCCACTCACACGTAGATATCGTCTCGCTCCATGATGCTGCTAAGGTTGTCGTTGGTGGCAAAGATCCGGTGGAAACGGTGGCTGTAGATGTCCGTCACGATCATCTgtcaggggaggggaggggaggggggtgggggtcacATGAGCCACTTTGGTGCAGATCCAAGActttcattccattttttttgggggggataacTTTGCAAGATGACGAGGGACAAAAGAGTGGATTTCTATTAGGTTTTGC
This is a stretch of genomic DNA from Syngnathus typhle isolate RoL2023-S1 ecotype Sweden linkage group LG21, RoL_Styp_1.0, whole genome shotgun sequence. It encodes these proteins:
- the LOC133145458 gene encoding ubiquitin carboxyl-terminal hydrolase 15-like isoform X3 → MLLCCWWCLRSETVELDSRRVDHPSADITALDRWEPQTAKAVPRSSQSVKNSTFSLPSYHSYSNSYDYSGQSRQSEHAGLCGLSNLGNTCFMNSAVQCLSNIPPLTDYFLKDKYMSELNEDNPLGMKGEIARAYAELIKQLWSCKFSYVTPRPFKTQVGRFAPQFSGYQQQDSHELLAFFLDGLHEDLNRIRKKPYIQLKDANGRPDKVVAEEAWENHIKRNDSIIVDIFHGLFKSTLVCPVCAKVSVTFDPFCYLTLPLPMKKERTLEVYLVRLDPLAKPTQYKLTVPKVGYISDLCTSLSALSGVPAEKMIVTDIYSHRFHRIFATNDNLSSIMERDDIYVFELAVNRVEDTDHVVIPVHLREKYKQSGYNQTSTPLFGQPFLIAVPRTLNEDKLYNMLLLRLCRFVRATVAEDEDGRDETQSSKVHAVNGNSTNGVLEEGSPSEMETDEQDDESSQDQELPSENDHSQSEDSVGGDNELENGPVIPQNSTKGQQSSGPSKKRLFTFQLNNMGKEDTRQIRFDEGHLRLNDRFDLSLDWEPEMKKKYFDDMVVEDFDKHESMDYKPQKKAYFKLKDCIELFTTKEKLGAEDPWYCPNCKQHQQATKKLDLWSLPPVLVVHLKRFSYSRYMRDKLDSLVDFPLRDLDMSEFLINPNSGPCCYDLIAVSNHYGGMGGGHYTAYAKNTNDGKWYNFDDSSVSPVSEDQIVSKAGYVLFYQRQDTVKGTGYFALDREKEEEEEEDGEGGDEEEEEEDGEEEEEVEDDEEKEGRRSTSSARGAASPVAVSDDPNENRRAKSDGSEREEEEEAPSRDVTMSAN
- the LOC133145458 gene encoding ubiquitin carboxyl-terminal hydrolase 15-like isoform X4 translates to MSELNEDNPLGMKGEIARAYAELIKQLWSCKFSYVTPRPFKTQVGRFAPQFSGYQQQDSHELLAFFLDGLHEDLNRIRKKPYIQLKDANGRPDKVVAEEAWENHIKRNDSIIVDIFHGLFKSTLVCPVCAKVSVTFDPFCYLTLPLPMKKERTLEVYLVRLDPLAKPTQYKLTVPKVGYISDLCTSLSALSGVPAEKMIVTDIYSHRFHRIFATNDNLSSIMERDDIYVFELAVNRVEDTDHVVIPVHLREKYKQSGYNQTSTPLFGQPFLIAVPRTLNEDKLYNMLLLRLCRFVRATVAEDEDGRDETQSSKVHAVNGNSTNGVLEEGSPSEMETDEQDDESSQDQELPSENDHSQSEDSVGGDNELENGPVIPQNSTKGQQSSGPSKKRLFTFQLNNMGKEDTRQIRFDEGHLRLNDRFDLSLDWEPEMKKKYFDDMVVEDFDKHESMDYKPQKKAYFKLKDCIELFTTKEKLGAEDPWYCPNCKQHQQATKKLDLWSLPPVLVVHLKRFSYSRYMRDKLDSLVDFPLRDLDMSEFLINPNSGPCCYDLIAVSNHYGGMGGGHYTAYAKNTNDGKWYNFDDSSVSPVSEDQIVSKAGYVLFYQRQDTVKGTGYFALDREKEEEEEEDGEGGDEEEEEEDGEEEEEVEDDEEKEGRRSTSSARGAASPVAVSDDPNENRRAKSDGSEREEEEEAPSRDVTMSAN
- the LOC133145458 gene encoding ubiquitin carboxyl-terminal hydrolase 15-like isoform X2 gives rise to the protein MAEGGAADLETQRGEVAALMKTQLKKGDTWYLVDSHWFKQWKKYVGFDSWDKYQMGDQNVYPGPVDNAGLLRDRDVLAIKEHLIDELDYILVPTEGWNKLVSWYGLTEGQEPIARKVVEQGMFVKHYKVEVYLTELQLCEDGNMDNVVTRRFSKADTIDVIETEMRKLFSIPDEKETRLWNRYMSNTFEPLNKPDSTIQDAGLYQGQVLVIEQKNEDGSWPRGSDTANVKNSTFSLPSYHSYSNSYDYSGQSRQSEHAGLCGLSNLGNTCFMNSAVQCLSNIPPLTDYFLKDKYMSELNEDNPLGMKGEIARAYAELIKQLWSCKFSYVTPRPFKTQVGRFAPQFSGYQQQDSHELLAFFLDGLHEDLNRIRKKPYIQLKDANGRPDKVVAEEAWENHIKRNDSIIVDIFHGLFKSTLVCPVCAKVSVTFDPFCYLTLPLPMKKERTLEVYLVRLDPLAKPTQYKLTVPKVGYISDLCTSLSALSGVPAEKMIVTDIYSHRFHRIFATNDNLSSIMERDDIYVFELAVNRVEDTDHVVIPVHLREKYKQSGYNQTSTPLFGQPFLIAVPRTLNEDKLYNMLLLRLCRFVRATVAEDEDGRDETQSSKVHAVNGNSTNGVLEEGSPSEMETDEQDDESSQDQELPSENDHSQSEDSVGGDNELENGPVIPQNSTKGQQSSGPSKKRLFTFQLNNMGKEDTRQIRFDEGHLRLNDRFDLSLDWEPEMKKKYFDDMVVEDFDKHESMDYKPQKKAYFKLKDCIELFTTKEKLGAEDPWYCPNCKQHQQATKKLDLWSLPPVLVVHLKRFSYSRYMRDKLDSLVDFPLRDLDMSEFLINPNSGPCCYDLIAVSNHYGGMGGGHYTAYAKNTNDGKWYNFDDSSVSPVSEDQIVSKAGYVLFYQRQDTVKGTGYFALDREKEEEEEEDGEGGDEEEEEEDGEEEEEVEDDEEKEGRRSTSSARGAASPVAVSDDPNENRRAKSDGSEREEEEEAPSRDVTMSAN